From the Longimicrobium sp. genome, one window contains:
- a CDS encoding DUF885 domain-containing protein, giving the protein MNAHYRWLAAVAVLAAAPAGAQQAQTPAAPRTHADSVAAMVNTLADEFMTVGLRRFPEIGTFFGLPGASHDQLSDNSLAARRRYEQEDDAFRARVMALPWEDVRGRAEYITLGFLREQMEGDRQSRVCHNELWGVNQLSGWQIQIPQLAAIQPVGTPELRRAALARFAMVPRYVDNDVAALREGLRQGYSAPKGNVRRVIEEMDAMLAGTVEQSPFYAVAQRDSDAAFRREWAQLITTQLNPAARRYRDFLANEYLARARDAVGVSALPNGEACYRAAVRSFTTLTLEPQWIHRTGLEQMDSIQARMSRIAQRSFHTSDVPALLERFRTDSTYTFRSRQQVVDYSTAAIDRAKAAMGRWFGTLPKADVVIVPYQEFEERSAPAAAYEPPAQDGSRPGRFRINTFEPEKQSRVPIESTAFHESIPGHHLQLALAQERPAAHMITRLLGNSGFSEGWGLYAEELADEMGLFSGDMDRMGLLSNQALRAARMVVDPGMHVMGWTRDQAIDYMLKHTAENRTAVENEVDRYIVWPGQATAYMTGMLLIRDLREQARRELGPRFDIRAFHDRVLEDGTVTLPMLRDKIERWIRQQKTAAAP; this is encoded by the coding sequence ATGAACGCACACTACCGCTGGCTCGCGGCCGTGGCGGTGCTGGCCGCCGCGCCCGCCGGCGCGCAGCAGGCCCAGACGCCCGCCGCGCCGCGCACGCACGCAGACTCCGTGGCCGCGATGGTGAACACGCTGGCCGACGAGTTCATGACCGTGGGCCTGCGCCGCTTCCCCGAGATCGGCACCTTCTTCGGCCTTCCCGGCGCAAGCCACGACCAGCTCTCCGACAACTCGCTGGCCGCGCGGCGCCGCTACGAGCAGGAAGACGACGCCTTCCGCGCGCGGGTGATGGCGCTGCCTTGGGAGGACGTGCGCGGCCGCGCGGAGTACATCACCCTGGGCTTCCTGCGCGAGCAGATGGAGGGCGACCGGCAGTCGCGCGTCTGCCACAACGAGCTCTGGGGGGTGAACCAGCTGTCCGGGTGGCAGATCCAGATCCCGCAGCTGGCCGCCATCCAGCCGGTGGGCACGCCCGAGCTGCGCCGCGCCGCGCTCGCCCGCTTCGCCATGGTGCCGCGCTACGTCGACAACGACGTCGCGGCGCTGCGCGAGGGGCTGCGGCAGGGCTACTCGGCGCCCAAGGGTAACGTCCGCCGGGTGATCGAGGAGATGGACGCGATGCTGGCCGGCACGGTGGAGCAGTCGCCCTTCTACGCCGTGGCCCAGCGCGACAGCGACGCCGCGTTCCGCCGCGAGTGGGCGCAGCTGATCACCACGCAGCTGAACCCGGCCGCGCGCCGGTACCGCGACTTCCTGGCGAACGAGTACCTGGCCAGGGCGCGCGACGCGGTGGGCGTCTCCGCGCTGCCCAACGGCGAGGCGTGCTACCGCGCCGCCGTCCGCTCGTTCACAACGCTGACCCTCGAGCCGCAGTGGATCCACCGCACGGGCCTCGAGCAGATGGACAGCATCCAGGCGCGGATGAGCCGCATCGCCCAGCGCAGCTTCCACACCTCCGACGTGCCCGCGCTGCTGGAGCGCTTCCGCACCGACAGCACGTACACCTTCCGCTCGCGCCAGCAGGTGGTGGACTACTCCACCGCCGCCATCGACCGCGCCAAGGCGGCGATGGGGCGCTGGTTCGGCACGCTGCCGAAGGCCGACGTCGTCATCGTCCCCTACCAGGAGTTCGAGGAGCGCTCCGCCCCCGCGGCCGCCTACGAGCCGCCCGCGCAGGACGGCAGCCGCCCGGGACGGTTCCGCATCAACACCTTCGAGCCCGAGAAGCAGAGCCGGGTGCCGATCGAGTCCACCGCGTTCCACGAGTCCATCCCCGGCCACCACCTGCAGCTGGCGCTGGCGCAGGAGCGGCCCGCGGCGCACATGATCACCCGCCTGCTCGGCAATTCCGGCTTCAGCGAGGGGTGGGGGCTCTACGCCGAGGAGCTGGCCGACGAGATGGGGCTGTTCAGCGGCGACATGGACCGGATGGGGCTCCTCTCCAACCAGGCGCTGCGCGCGGCGCGGATGGTGGTGGACCCCGGGATGCACGTGATGGGATGGACGCGCGACCAGGCCATCGACTACATGCTGAAGCACACCGCCGAGAACCGCACGGCGGTGGAGAACGAGGTCGACCGCTACATCGTGTGGCCCGGGCAGGCCACGGCGTACATGACCGGGATGCTGCTGATCCGCGACCTGCGCGAGCAGGCGCGCCGCGAGCTGGGGCCGCGCTTCGACATCCGCGCCTTCCACGACCGCGTGCTCGAGGACGGCACCGTCACCCTCCCCATGCTGCGCGACAAGATCGAGCGCTGGATCCGGCAGCAGAAGACGGCGGCGGCACCCTGA